Proteins encoded by one window of Chondromyces crocatus:
- a CDS encoding histone deacetylase family protein: MRTLLLSSPQLLEHDPGPEHPESASRLVSVLRALEPVPEGAILRDVHRMATTSELERVHTCAYVHSVMQLRGHAGALDPETILSPGSVDAALFAAGACLELVDALWEGRARNGFALVRPPGHHALQDRGMGYCVFNNVAVAAADLMARHGARVLIVDWDVHHGNGTQAMFEARDDVLFFSVHQERLFPEDSGGVEESGVGAGAGWTRNVPLPAGAGDGDHADVIERELVPLVERFRPDVVLVSAGFDAHEGDPMSEQRVTTTGFAAMCDRVCDLAEGTARGRVGLVLEGGYDLASLGASARACVEVLCRRARRGGAR; the protein is encoded by the coding sequence TTGCGGACCCTGCTTCTTTCCTCGCCCCAGCTACTCGAGCACGATCCTGGTCCAGAGCATCCCGAGAGCGCTTCCAGGCTGGTGAGCGTGCTGCGCGCGCTGGAGCCTGTGCCGGAAGGAGCGATCTTGCGCGATGTCCACCGCATGGCCACCACGAGCGAGCTGGAGCGCGTCCATACCTGCGCCTACGTCCACTCCGTGATGCAGCTGCGCGGGCATGCTGGGGCGCTCGATCCGGAGACGATCCTGTCCCCTGGGTCGGTGGACGCGGCGCTGTTCGCAGCGGGCGCCTGTCTCGAACTGGTCGATGCGCTCTGGGAAGGGCGGGCTCGCAATGGGTTCGCTCTGGTGAGGCCGCCAGGACACCACGCACTGCAGGATCGTGGAATGGGGTACTGCGTATTCAACAATGTCGCCGTCGCCGCAGCCGACCTCATGGCTCGTCACGGGGCGCGGGTGCTGATCGTCGACTGGGACGTCCATCACGGGAACGGTACGCAGGCGATGTTCGAGGCGCGGGACGATGTGCTGTTCTTCTCCGTCCATCAGGAGCGGCTCTTTCCAGAGGACTCTGGGGGCGTCGAGGAGAGTGGTGTGGGGGCCGGCGCTGGCTGGACCCGCAATGTCCCGCTCCCGGCTGGGGCGGGAGACGGCGACCATGCCGACGTCATCGAGCGTGAGCTGGTCCCCCTCGTCGAGCGGTTTCGACCCGATGTGGTGCTGGTCTCGGCCGGGTTCGACGCGCACGAGGGAGACCCGATGTCCGAACAAAGGGTGACGACCACCGGCTTCGCGGCGATGTGCGATCGTGTCTGCGATCTGGCCGAGGGGACGGCGCGAGGGCGGGTGGGGCTGGTGCTGGAGGGGGGGTACGATCTCGCGTCGCTCGGTGCGAGTGCGCGGGCCTGTGTCGAGGTTCTCTGCCGTCGTGCGCGGCGAGGGGGAGCGCGATGA
- a CDS encoding DUF4180 domain-containing protein — translation MERDTRQKAELSLLEADDTKIVEGQPGLPFMSSTGDTNRLLEELFFYQAEATLLYAANLTGAFFDLSSGEAGEILHKLRLYRIRLAVVWRPGDPPWSSRFGELMAEEQRSDHFGIFETREAALAWLTVTREPPS, via the coding sequence GTGGAACGAGACACCCGCCAGAAAGCAGAACTTTCTCTCCTCGAAGCCGACGACACCAAGATCGTCGAGGGCCAGCCGGGACTGCCGTTCATGTCGAGCACGGGCGACACCAACCGCCTGCTCGAGGAACTCTTCTTCTACCAGGCCGAGGCGACGCTCCTGTACGCCGCCAACCTGACGGGCGCCTTCTTCGACCTCAGCTCGGGAGAGGCCGGGGAAATCCTGCACAAGCTGAGGCTCTACAGAATCCGGCTCGCCGTCGTCTGGCGCCCAGGCGATCCCCCCTGGAGCAGCCGGTTCGGGGAGCTGATGGCCGAAGAGCAGCGCAGCGACCACTTCGGCATCTTCGAGACACGCGAGGCGGCCCTGGCCTGGCTCACGGTCACCCGTGAGCCGCCGAGTTGA
- a CDS encoding S-adenosylmethionine:tRNA ribosyltransferase-isomerase has protein sequence MSPAAGPRTEPLLERLLHVDPHTGALLDATVGELGRFLRAGDLLVVNDGATLPGMLRGVTADGEAIEARLAQSLEDGRFQALLFGAGDARQRTEDRRPPPQLAVGAQVRFGPGLEAVIAEVSSLSSRLVVLVFSAQGAALWEAIYRNGRPVQYAYVPAPLALWDVQTRYASRPICAEMPSAGRPLAWGLLLSLVRRGVRLASLSHAAGLSSTGDPALDARLPLAERFEIPEATVRAVLDTRSRGGRVVAVGTTVTRALEGAAVLGRGTLLAGRGVTELILGAHHAPAVVDGLLTGVHEPSESHFELLSAFAGRDVLRRAHAHAEARGYLTHEFGDSMLLLAA, from the coding sequence GTGAGCCCCGCCGCTGGACCGCGCACCGAGCCGCTCCTGGAGCGGCTGCTTCACGTCGATCCTCACACCGGGGCGCTCCTCGACGCGACGGTGGGCGAGCTTGGGAGGTTCCTGCGGGCGGGGGATCTGCTCGTCGTGAACGATGGGGCGACGCTCCCCGGCATGCTGCGGGGGGTGACTGCGGATGGGGAGGCGATCGAGGCGAGGCTTGCTCAGTCCCTGGAGGATGGCCGCTTCCAGGCGTTGCTCTTCGGGGCAGGGGATGCCCGTCAGCGGACCGAGGACCGGCGACCGCCCCCGCAACTCGCGGTGGGGGCGCAGGTGCGCTTCGGGCCTGGCCTGGAGGCCGTGATCGCAGAGGTGTCGTCGCTGTCGTCACGGCTGGTGGTGCTGGTGTTCTCCGCGCAGGGCGCGGCGCTCTGGGAGGCGATCTACCGGAACGGGAGGCCGGTGCAGTACGCCTACGTCCCGGCGCCGCTCGCGCTGTGGGACGTGCAGACGCGCTACGCATCGCGTCCCATCTGTGCGGAGATGCCGTCGGCAGGGAGACCGCTCGCGTGGGGCCTGCTGCTCTCGCTGGTGCGGCGGGGGGTCCGGCTCGCGTCGTTGTCCCACGCGGCGGGGCTCTCCTCGACCGGGGATCCAGCGCTCGATGCGCGGCTACCCCTCGCGGAGCGGTTCGAGATTCCGGAGGCGACGGTGCGCGCCGTGCTCGATACGCGCTCCAGGGGCGGGCGTGTGGTGGCGGTGGGGACGACAGTGACGCGGGCGCTGGAGGGCGCCGCCGTGCTGGGAAGAGGGACGCTCCTGGCCGGGCGAGGCGTGACGGAGCTGATCCTTGGCGCTCATCACGCCCCGGCCGTGGTGGACGGGCTGCTCACGGGGGTGCATGAGCCTTCCGAGAGTCATTTCGAGCTGCTGTCGGCGTTCGCCGGGCGGGACGTGCTGAGGCGAGCGCATGCGCACGCGGAGGCGAGGGGCTATCTCACCCACGAGTTCGGGGACTCGATGCTGTTGCTGGCCGCGTGA
- a CDS encoding amino acid--tRNA ligase-related protein, producing MKGETHTVQGLLGDPALAPGDLVVLDPTDSGAPPRVLRVGGPTRGAWDPEGDALRWQRSTVSPNRMKLLWKRQTILRTVREYFYDQGFLEAQTPLLARGACPDVHLSPIQAADGYLVTSTEYQIKRMIVGGFEKVFTLTQNFRGGDAGMHHNPEFTMLEWARAFSPLEAIENDAEALVKRALEALDPGAECIHYRGRTIRLSGVHWERLSVRGALSRYLRVDIDPEFSPTSIEKAASRDDLGIEVRFRNDPHAALTLLLDQLTPHLGFEAPVFLTDWPAFMTTSASLTPGSPALAERSELFIAGIELSDGFPSLRDPAQQEDLFARELARREEAGLPSVPLDTRYVQALHQGLPPGAGMALGFDRLAMLLTGQEHIRSILPFSWDEL from the coding sequence GTGAAGGGCGAGACGCACACGGTGCAGGGGCTCCTCGGAGATCCTGCGCTGGCTCCAGGCGACCTCGTGGTTCTGGACCCCACGGACAGCGGCGCCCCGCCACGCGTTCTCCGCGTCGGCGGCCCGACCCGAGGGGCGTGGGACCCGGAGGGCGACGCGCTGCGCTGGCAACGATCTACCGTGTCACCGAACCGCATGAAGCTGCTCTGGAAGCGACAGACGATCCTGCGCACCGTTCGCGAGTACTTCTATGACCAGGGATTCCTCGAAGCGCAGACACCGCTCCTTGCCAGAGGAGCGTGCCCCGACGTGCATCTCTCCCCGATCCAGGCAGCAGACGGCTATCTGGTCACCTCGACCGAATACCAGATCAAACGGATGATCGTGGGCGGCTTCGAGAAGGTCTTCACGCTGACCCAGAACTTCCGCGGCGGTGATGCTGGAATGCACCACAATCCCGAGTTCACCATGCTGGAGTGGGCGCGCGCCTTCTCCCCGCTCGAGGCCATCGAGAACGACGCGGAAGCCCTCGTGAAGCGCGCACTCGAAGCACTCGACCCGGGAGCTGAATGCATTCATTACAGGGGCCGCACGATCCGGCTATCGGGAGTACACTGGGAACGGCTCAGCGTGCGCGGCGCGCTCTCCCGTTACCTTCGGGTCGACATCGACCCGGAGTTTTCGCCCACCTCGATCGAGAAAGCCGCATCGAGAGACGACCTCGGAATCGAGGTGCGCTTCCGCAACGACCCGCACGCGGCGCTCACCTTGCTCCTCGATCAGCTCACTCCCCACCTCGGCTTCGAGGCCCCCGTTTTTCTCACCGATTGGCCAGCCTTCATGACCACCTCCGCTTCGCTCACGCCCGGTTCACCCGCCCTCGCCGAACGTAGTGAGCTGTTCATCGCCGGCATCGAGCTCTCCGACGGCTTTCCCTCGCTGCGCGATCCGGCGCAACAGGAGGACCTGTTCGCGCGGGAGCTCGCCAGACGAGAGGAGGCTGGGTTGCCGTCCGTGCCGCTCGACACCCGGTATGTTCAAGCCTTGCACCAGGGACTCCCGCCAGGCGCTGGAATGGCCCTCGGCTTCGACCGGCTGGCCATGCTGCTCACGGGGCAGGAGCACATCCGCAGCATCCTCCCTTTTTCGTGGGACGAACTCTGA
- a CDS encoding SDR family NAD(P)-dependent oxidoreductase: MTSKLEPVSAEERSRSGELKGKAVLVTGASRGLGAALAKAFARRGARVVLVARGREALEGVAAEIGASGGEAHLLPGDVGDKVMTYAIAGAAAALVGPIDVLVHNASTLGPTPLRLLLDTACEDLGRALEVNVVGPFRLTKAIAGGMALRGHGLVLHVSSDAATNAYPQWGAYGVSKAALDHLSRSWAAELEGTGVRFLSVDPGEMNTKMHADAVPDADPATLADPAVVAEAIVALVERGEGVASGSRVEVAALGGGS, from the coding sequence ATGACGTCGAAGCTCGAACCGGTGAGCGCCGAAGAGCGCAGCCGCAGTGGGGAGTTGAAGGGAAAGGCCGTGCTCGTGACGGGCGCGAGCCGGGGACTCGGGGCGGCGCTGGCGAAAGCATTCGCGCGACGTGGCGCGCGTGTGGTCCTGGTGGCGCGTGGGAGGGAGGCGCTCGAGGGGGTGGCAGCGGAGATCGGGGCGAGCGGGGGTGAGGCCCACCTGCTGCCAGGCGACGTGGGCGACAAGGTGATGACCTACGCGATCGCCGGGGCAGCAGCAGCGCTGGTGGGGCCGATCGACGTGCTCGTCCACAATGCGAGCACGCTGGGGCCGACGCCACTCCGGCTGCTGCTCGATACGGCGTGTGAGGATCTCGGCCGCGCGCTGGAGGTGAACGTGGTCGGTCCCTTCCGGCTCACCAAGGCCATCGCTGGAGGCATGGCCTTGCGGGGTCATGGCCTGGTGCTCCACGTGAGCTCGGATGCGGCGACGAACGCGTACCCGCAGTGGGGAGCCTACGGGGTGTCGAAGGCCGCCCTCGACCACCTGTCCAGGTCCTGGGCTGCGGAGCTGGAGGGGACGGGCGTCCGGTTCCTGTCCGTGGATCCCGGGGAGATGAACACGAAGATGCACGCGGACGCGGTGCCGGACGCGGATCCGGCGACCCTGGCGGATCCCGCCGTGGTGGCCGAGGCGATCGTGGCGCTCGTCGAGCGCGGCGAAGGGGTGGCGAGCGGGTCTCGGGTCGAGGTGGCGGCGCTCGGAGGTGGGTCGTGA
- a CDS encoding XRE family transcriptional regulator, which yields MDTKGDLSGRLAKNTKQLREARGLTQLQIAKLAGVPRATWAHLESGEANPTLAVLDRAATALQVSIEELLSAPRANARFYAHGSLPVRTPGQATVRKLLPDPIPGMAIERVEIARGGRMVGVPHTPGTREYLTVESGEIQLIVAGETWSVTPGDVVVFRGDQRHSYHNPGRAPAIGYSVVVLARTDG from the coding sequence ATGGACACGAAAGGGGATCTCTCCGGCCGCCTGGCGAAGAACACGAAACAGCTCCGCGAGGCACGCGGGCTGACCCAGCTCCAGATCGCCAAGCTCGCGGGCGTCCCACGCGCGACCTGGGCTCACCTCGAATCGGGTGAGGCGAACCCCACCCTCGCCGTCCTCGACCGCGCGGCCACCGCCCTCCAGGTCTCCATCGAGGAGCTGCTCTCCGCTCCCCGCGCGAACGCTCGCTTCTACGCGCACGGCAGCCTGCCCGTGCGCACGCCGGGTCAGGCCACCGTGCGCAAGCTCCTGCCCGATCCCATCCCTGGCATGGCCATCGAGCGCGTGGAGATCGCCCGCGGCGGCCGCATGGTCGGCGTCCCCCACACCCCCGGCACCCGGGAGTACCTCACCGTCGAGTCGGGGGAGATTCAGCTCATCGTCGCCGGAGAGACCTGGAGCGTCACACCAGGTGACGTCGTGGTCTTCCGGGGAGATCAGCGGCACTCCTACCACAACCCGGGACGCGCCCCCGCCATCGGCTACTCGGTCGTGGTCCTCGCCCGCACCGACGGCTAA